The following coding sequences are from one Megamonas funiformis window:
- a CDS encoding putative porin has product MSYILNKKLLCSLAIAGTMINSTAFASENPFATVPKDYWAYTAVEHLVETGLVDGYNLTDFHDKKVVARYDLAQFVARAMANENRATAEDKVILNKLQQEYSNELKIMMVMPAEPAPVKEEPQAINNFFDNGKIKWFGDARIRYQTNYKADTPKGYTANVADKDRKDKRSNRIQERLRLGFYAEPDENLSVLGRVKLENTTNDDNGYTNNGDSGAHGSANLDLLALTWKQMDTSVTLGRQNLNIGQGLIWWDNPVDGIMVTQDLGNNSLISAGWGNLTAENWKDYSMNAFIANAQIGVDDNTKFTLGYLKTNSNENTLYNNHKNQWNWIESSENPYMLEQIAYGINTQLSDKWNLTAEAVTNRASGLPDGAQKNGWWTRLTYGNLKWDTKDTWKVYADYMSLGNYSVDSTGWAHILNTPGGDGLGGNGEKGYGLGISYMLADNTNLEFNWYKLRPYDSNYSGFSDYYDMYNLALNYSF; this is encoded by the coding sequence ATGAGTTATATATTAAATAAAAAATTATTATGTTCATTAGCTATAGCTGGAACAATGATTAATTCTACAGCTTTTGCTAGTGAAAACCCTTTTGCTACAGTACCTAAAGATTATTGGGCATATACAGCAGTGGAACATTTAGTAGAAACAGGTCTAGTAGATGGTTATAATTTGACAGATTTTCATGATAAAAAAGTGGTGGCTCGTTATGATTTAGCACAATTTGTAGCTAGAGCAATGGCAAATGAAAATAGAGCAACAGCAGAAGATAAAGTAATACTCAATAAATTACAACAAGAGTATAGTAATGAATTAAAGATTATGATGGTAATGCCAGCAGAACCAGCGCCAGTAAAAGAAGAGCCACAAGCTATAAATAATTTCTTCGACAATGGAAAAATTAAGTGGTTTGGTGATGCACGTATTCGTTATCAAACAAATTATAAAGCTGATACTCCAAAGGGTTATACAGCTAATGTAGCTGATAAAGATAGAAAAGATAAAAGAAGTAATCGTATTCAAGAACGTTTACGTTTAGGTTTTTATGCAGAACCAGATGAGAATTTATCTGTTTTAGGTAGAGTAAAATTAGAAAATACGACTAATGATGATAATGGATATACTAATAATGGTGATAGTGGAGCACATGGTAGTGCAAATTTAGATTTATTAGCATTGACTTGGAAACAGATGGATACATCTGTAACCTTAGGTCGTCAGAATTTAAATATTGGGCAAGGTCTTATTTGGTGGGATAATCCAGTTGATGGTATTATGGTAACTCAAGATTTGGGAAATAATTCGCTTATTTCTGCAGGATGGGGAAATTTAACTGCGGAAAATTGGAAAGATTATTCTATGAATGCTTTTATTGCTAATGCACAGATTGGAGTAGATGATAATACTAAATTTACTTTAGGTTATTTAAAAACAAATAGTAATGAAAATACATTGTATAATAATCATAAAAATCAATGGAATTGGATTGAATCAAGTGAAAATCCATATATGTTAGAGCAAATTGCTTATGGTATTAACACACAACTCAGTGACAAATGGAATTTAACAGCAGAAGCTGTAACTAATAGAGCATCAGGTCTTCCAGATGGAGCACAAAAAAATGGTTGGTGGACTAGACTTACTTATGGTAATTTGAAATGGGATACCAAAGATACTTGGAAAGTTTATGCTGATTATATGAGCTTAGGAAATTATAGTGTAGATTCTACTGGTTGGGCACACATTTTAAACACTCCAGGTGGTGATGGTCTTGGTGGTAATGGTGAAAAAGGTTATGGATTAGGTATTAGTTATATGCTTGCGGATAATACTAATTTGGAATTTAACTGGTATAAATTGCGTCCATATGATAGTAATTACTCAGGGTTCTCTGATTATTATGATATGTATAATTTAGCACTTAATTATAGTTTCTAA